The following proteins come from a genomic window of Chryseobacterium glaciei:
- a CDS encoding efflux RND transporter periplasmic adaptor subunit: MKKTLIYIIVAAVLIGLAAYKIADNKKKQETEVKEVAKQVDKINVNIVTVARENIDTDYTANGTFLPKQEMNQSSEIAGRIVNVLVKEGSRVSAGQVLATIKRDAIEVDISQAQNNLQNAVIDNQRYENAYKTGGVTKQQLDNSRLQLKNAQVAVRAQGVRVNDTSIRAGISGTINKKMVEPGTVVSIGTSMFEIVNINSLKLSVLVDESQIGRIQLGQEVPINVSVLPEDSFSGRITFIAPKSDASLNFPVEIEVQNRGNLKAGMYATALFKTNHGAETQNMLTVPAEAFVNGVSSGQLFIVQNGTAKLIKVTIGKVYGDKVQILSGLTGGEQVITSGQINLENGSKINIVK; the protein is encoded by the coding sequence ATGAAAAAAACTTTAATATATATCATCGTGGCAGCTGTACTTATTGGTTTAGCAGCATATAAAATTGCCGATAATAAGAAGAAACAAGAAACAGAAGTAAAGGAAGTTGCTAAGCAGGTTGACAAAATCAATGTAAACATTGTAACAGTAGCAAGAGAAAATATAGATACCGATTATACGGCAAACGGAACTTTCCTTCCAAAACAGGAAATGAATCAGTCTTCTGAAATAGCAGGACGTATTGTAAACGTTTTGGTAAAAGAAGGTTCAAGAGTTTCTGCAGGTCAGGTTTTAGCAACAATTAAAAGAGATGCGATCGAAGTTGACATTTCTCAGGCTCAAAACAACTTGCAAAATGCAGTGATCGATAACCAACGTTACGAAAACGCATATAAAACAGGAGGTGTTACAAAACAACAGTTGGATAATTCAAGATTACAATTGAAAAATGCGCAGGTTGCAGTAAGAGCTCAAGGAGTAAGAGTAAATGATACAAGTATCCGTGCAGGAATCAGCGGAACGATCAATAAAAAAATGGTTGAGCCGGGAACTGTGGTTTCTATAGGAACTTCAATGTTCGAAATTGTTAATATTAACAGCTTAAAACTTTCAGTTTTAGTGGATGAAAGCCAGATCGGAAGAATCCAGTTAGGCCAGGAAGTTCCAATTAATGTGAGTGTTTTACCGGAAGATTCTTTCAGTGGTAGAATTACATTTATTGCTCCTAAAAGTGATGCTTCTTTAAATTTCCCTGTTGAAATTGAAGTTCAGAACAGAGGAAACTTAAAAGCGGGTATGTACGCAACCGCTTTGTTTAAAACAAATCACGGTGCCGAAACTCAAAATATGTTAACCGTTCCTGCAGAAGCTTTCGTAAATGGAGTAAGTTCAGGACAGTTATTTATCGTTCAAAACGGAACTGCTAAACTTATCAAAGTAACCATCGGAAAAGTTTACGGAGATAAAGTACAGATTTTAAGCGGTCTTACTGGTGGTGAGCAGGTAATTACCAGCGGACAGATCAACTTAGAAAATGGTTCTAAAATCAATATCGTAAAGTAG